A stretch of the Deinococcus ruber genome encodes the following:
- a CDS encoding HpcH/HpaI aldolase/citrate lyase family protein, which translates to MTDRLERSHLYVPASNWSMIEKAARSAADAVVLDLEDAVSVEEKASGRINVIRAVRELDFGGRLRVYRINGLDTPFAYRDLVDVLEAAGDRIDLVMLPKASAARDVQFVETLLLQIEAAQVLTRPVGIEAQIETAMGVLNAAEIAGASPRLEALIFGSGDFAASAGMPLENIGERGAYDAGYPGDRWHHAMQSVVLAARAHGLRCLDGPLANLRAPDDLVQAARSARGLGFSGKQCIHPAQLGAVNAAFSPSEQDVVQAQAVVAALQEAKQTGRGAVSLNGRMVDAANIRMAQETLNRHRLVLDRETS; encoded by the coding sequence GTGACGGACCGACTGGAACGCAGTCACCTGTACGTGCCGGCCTCCAACTGGAGCATGATCGAGAAGGCCGCCCGCAGCGCCGCCGACGCGGTGGTGCTTGACCTCGAGGACGCCGTCTCCGTGGAGGAGAAGGCGTCTGGTCGGATCAACGTGATCCGTGCCGTGCGGGAGCTGGACTTCGGCGGTCGCCTGCGCGTCTACCGCATCAACGGCCTCGACACGCCGTTCGCGTACCGGGACCTGGTCGACGTGCTGGAAGCAGCCGGGGACCGCATTGACCTGGTGATGCTCCCCAAAGCCAGCGCCGCGAGGGATGTGCAGTTCGTGGAGACGCTGCTCCTGCAGATCGAGGCGGCACAGGTCCTCACCCGTCCGGTCGGGATCGAGGCGCAGATCGAGACGGCGATGGGCGTGCTGAACGCGGCCGAGATCGCGGGCGCTTCGCCGCGCCTGGAGGCGCTGATCTTCGGTTCCGGCGACTTCGCCGCGAGTGCCGGGATGCCGCTGGAGAACATCGGGGAGCGCGGCGCGTACGACGCCGGGTACCCTGGGGACCGCTGGCACCACGCGATGCAGTCGGTGGTGCTGGCCGCCCGCGCCCATGGCCTGCGCTGCCTGGACGGACCGCTCGCCAACCTGAGAGCACCGGACGACCTGGTACAGGCCGCCCGCAGCGCCCGGGGACTCGGATTCAGCGGCAAGCAGTGCATCCATCCGGCGCAACTCGGTGCGGTCAACGCCGCATTCTCGCCGTCCGAGCAGGACGTCGTACAGGCGCAGGCAGTGGTTGCGGCGCTGCAGGAGGCCAAGCAGACCGGCCGGGGCGCCGTGAGCCTGAATGGGCGCATGGTCGACGCGGCCAACATCCGGATGGCGCAGGAGACACTCAACCGCCACCGACTCGTGCTGGACAGGGAGACCTCATGA
- a CDS encoding MaoC family dehydratase, with translation MKEYAGRCFEDFTAGQVIEHPHGRTVTQADNIWFTLLTNNSNPIHFDAHYAAHTEFGRPLVNSAFTIALVTGLSVSDMSQNAVNLGWDEVRLPHPLFEGDTVYARSEVLALRESRSRPQQGVMTFRSSGYTQHGVVVVDFKRTVLVYRRGHLPSATSRPVMQERP, from the coding sequence ATGAAGGAGTACGCCGGACGATGTTTCGAGGACTTCACCGCCGGGCAGGTGATCGAGCACCCGCACGGGCGCACCGTCACCCAGGCCGATAATATCTGGTTCACGCTGCTGACCAACAACAGCAACCCCATCCACTTCGACGCCCACTACGCCGCCCACACCGAGTTCGGTCGTCCGCTCGTCAACAGCGCTTTCACCATCGCCCTGGTGACTGGCCTGTCGGTGAGTGACATGTCGCAAAACGCCGTCAATCTCGGCTGGGACGAGGTGCGGTTGCCTCACCCGCTGTTCGAAGGGGACACCGTTTACGCCCGCAGCGAGGTGCTGGCGTTGCGCGAGTCGCGCTCCCGCCCGCAGCAGGGCGTGATGACTTTCAGGTCGTCCGGCTACACCCAGCACGGGGTGGTGGTGGTGGACTTCAAGCGGACCGTGCTGGTCTACCGCCGGGGGCATCTGCCGTCTGCCACCTCACGGCCTGTGATGCAGGAGCGGCCATGA
- a CDS encoding aldehyde dehydrogenase, whose amino-acid sequence MTLPEYPLYIGGQFVPAVSGETTRSENPYTGEAWATVPAAGPQDVDLAVLAARRALDEGAWGRMTGRQRSKLIYRLAQVLARDADLLGEVETRDNGKLLREMQGQCRMLPEWYEYYAGAADKIHGETIPSDKPNYFIYTRREPVGVVAAIIPWNSPLLLLTWKLAPLLAAGCTVVVKPADQTPVSALAFARCVEEAGFPPGVFNVVTGGPAVGAALVAHPGVDKVAFTGSTEVGIKVGQAAMGHLARVSLELGGKSPNVVFSDADLEAAANGVISGIFAAGGQTCIAGSRLLVHEAAHDELVGRVLYRARTIKLGDPLSPDTEMGPVAFRAHLDNILKRCEQGSREGARLLTGGKRASGPGLDAGFFVEPTIFTGVTSRMSLAAEEIFGPVLSVLTFKDEAEAVRLANDSVYGLGAGVWTRDVQRAHRTAHAIKAGTVWVNAYRAVSYNAPFGGFKQSGIGRENSLEAVLEYTDTKTVWIELTGATRDPFTMG is encoded by the coding sequence ATGACCCTCCCGGAGTATCCGCTGTACATCGGGGGTCAGTTCGTCCCGGCGGTGTCTGGTGAAACGACCCGCAGCGAGAACCCGTACACCGGCGAGGCCTGGGCCACCGTCCCGGCTGCCGGGCCCCAGGACGTGGACCTCGCGGTGCTCGCGGCCCGCCGTGCCCTGGACGAGGGGGCCTGGGGCCGAATGACCGGGCGCCAGCGCTCGAAGCTGATCTACCGCCTGGCGCAGGTGCTGGCCCGGGACGCCGATCTGCTGGGGGAAGTCGAGACCCGCGACAATGGCAAGCTGCTGCGTGAAATGCAGGGGCAGTGCCGGATGCTGCCCGAGTGGTACGAGTACTACGCCGGGGCTGCCGACAAGATCCACGGCGAGACGATTCCGAGCGACAAGCCGAATTACTTCATCTACACCCGCCGTGAGCCGGTGGGCGTGGTGGCGGCCATCATTCCTTGGAACTCGCCGCTGCTGCTGCTCACCTGGAAACTCGCGCCGCTGCTGGCTGCCGGCTGCACGGTCGTCGTCAAGCCGGCCGACCAGACGCCCGTCTCGGCGCTGGCGTTCGCCCGATGCGTCGAGGAGGCGGGCTTTCCGCCCGGCGTGTTCAATGTGGTGACGGGCGGCCCGGCCGTCGGGGCGGCCCTGGTGGCCCACCCGGGCGTGGATAAGGTGGCCTTCACGGGAAGCACCGAGGTGGGCATCAAGGTCGGCCAGGCAGCGATGGGGCACCTCGCCAGAGTCAGCCTGGAGCTGGGTGGCAAGAGTCCCAACGTGGTCTTCTCCGACGCCGACCTGGAGGCAGCTGCCAACGGCGTGATCTCGGGCATCTTCGCGGCGGGCGGCCAGACCTGCATCGCCGGGTCGCGGCTGCTGGTGCATGAAGCGGCGCACGACGAACTGGTCGGGCGGGTCCTCTACCGCGCCCGGACCATCAAACTGGGTGACCCGCTCTCGCCCGACACCGAGATGGGCCCGGTGGCCTTCCGGGCGCACCTCGACAACATCCTGAAACGCTGCGAACAAGGAAGCCGGGAGGGCGCCCGTCTCCTCACCGGCGGAAAGCGGGCCTCAGGACCGGGCCTGGACGCCGGATTCTTCGTCGAGCCGACCATCTTCACCGGGGTCACCAGCCGGATGTCGCTGGCCGCTGAGGAGATCTTCGGTCCGGTGCTGTCGGTGCTGACCTTCAAGGACGAGGCCGAAGCCGTCCGGCTCGCCAACGACTCGGTCTACGGCCTGGGAGCGGGCGTCTGGACCCGTGACGTGCAACGGGCCCACCGGACCGCGCACGCCATCAAGGCTGGGACGGTGTGGGTCAATGCCTACCGCGCCGTGAGTTACAACGCGCCGTTCGGGGGGTTCAAGCAGAGCGGCATCGGGCGGGAGAACTCCCTCGAAGCGGTGCTCGAGTACACCGACACCAAGACGGTCTGGATCGAACTCACCGGGGCCACCCGCGACCCGTTCACGATGGGCTGA
- the pxpB gene encoding 5-oxoprolinase subunit PxpB, whose product MNQSGVTQHGGLYVQFADQIDRERNGHLHALHRVLMNDLLPGVNDLYPGYVNLYVDFDARQVQVSEVRAWVTRHLEALRPESVDGRLLELPVRYDGPDLPDVAERTGLSEAEVVRLHSATEYHVYAVGFTPGFPFLGDVTSELRLPRRSTPRPLVPFNSVAVAGAQSCVYTLPSPGGWNLLGTLLTTVYDPNRAEPFLVSPGDRVRFVPQTGQTPPLPEIRELWPAVPRFPALQVEVPGLLDLVQGDGRFQQAHVGLARSGPFDERSARFANALVGNPPGTPLLELTLKGPVLTALRDVVVGVAGFGMVPVGYPVQRSFLLRTGETLRFRSTPVGARAYLAVTGGLETLPVLGSSSTDLLGRVGRPLRAGDVLGLAELGKARPGFASPLLTLPEETVLRLLPGPQATVEALAALGSAPFRITGNDRMGLRLGGPPVPGGQTVSEGTPAGAVQVTPDGDPIVLLNDRGRIGGYSKPAVVHPHDLPLAAQLRPGQRVSFSPDLSGSPECWARRWTVHAPTHFSGGRP is encoded by the coding sequence GTGAATCAGAGCGGCGTCACGCAACACGGCGGGCTGTACGTCCAGTTCGCCGATCAGATCGACCGGGAGCGAAATGGCCACTTACACGCGCTTCACCGTGTCCTGATGAACGACCTGCTGCCGGGGGTCAACGACCTGTACCCCGGGTACGTGAACCTGTACGTGGACTTCGACGCGCGTCAAGTTCAGGTGAGCGAGGTCCGGGCCTGGGTCACGCGGCACCTGGAGGCCCTGCGGCCCGAATCCGTCGACGGACGTCTCCTCGAACTGCCGGTGCGCTACGACGGCCCCGACCTGCCGGACGTGGCGGAACGCACCGGGCTGAGTGAGGCCGAGGTGGTGCGCCTGCACTCGGCCACCGAGTATCACGTCTACGCGGTGGGGTTCACGCCGGGCTTTCCCTTTCTGGGCGACGTGACGAGTGAACTGCGGCTGCCTCGCCGCTCGACGCCGCGGCCGCTGGTGCCGTTCAACTCGGTGGCGGTCGCGGGCGCGCAGAGCTGCGTGTACACCCTGCCCTCCCCGGGCGGCTGGAACCTGCTCGGCACCCTGCTCACCACCGTCTACGATCCCAACCGGGCCGAGCCGTTTCTGGTGTCGCCCGGTGACCGGGTGCGCTTCGTTCCGCAGACGGGACAGACGCCGCCCCTGCCAGAAATCCGGGAATTGTGGCCGGCCGTGCCCCGATTTCCGGCATTGCAGGTGGAGGTTCCGGGCCTGCTTGATCTGGTGCAGGGTGACGGCCGCTTCCAGCAGGCGCACGTCGGCTTGGCGCGGAGTGGCCCCTTCGATGAGCGCTCCGCCCGCTTCGCCAACGCCCTGGTGGGGAATCCGCCCGGCACGCCGCTGCTGGAACTGACCCTCAAAGGCCCGGTCCTGACTGCCCTGCGGGATGTGGTGGTGGGTGTGGCAGGGTTCGGTATGGTTCCGGTCGGGTACCCGGTGCAGCGGAGCTTCCTGCTCCGCACGGGCGAGACGCTGCGCTTCAGATCCACCCCTGTCGGGGCGCGGGCGTACCTGGCCGTCACGGGCGGGCTCGAGACCCTGCCTGTCCTGGGTAGCAGCAGCACCGATCTGCTGGGCCGGGTCGGGCGGCCCCTGCGGGCGGGCGACGTGCTGGGGCTGGCGGAATTGGGTAAAGCCAGACCGGGCTTCGCCAGCCCGCTCCTGACACTGCCGGAGGAAACCGTACTGCGCCTCCTCCCCGGCCCGCAGGCGACGGTCGAAGCGCTTGCAGCCCTGGGCAGCGCCCCATTCCGCATCACCGGCAATGACCGGATGGGCCTACGGCTCGGTGGCCCGCCGGTACCGGGTGGGCAGACGGTCAGCGAGGGGACGCCCGCCGGGGCGGTGCAGGTCACACCCGACGGCGACCCGATCGTGCTGCTGAACGACCGGGGCCGCATCGGTGGCTACAGCAAGCCGGCAGTGGTTCATCCGCATGACCTGCCGCTGGCCGCCCAGCTCAGACCCGGCCAGCGCGTGTCGTTTTCTCCCGATCTGTCCGGTTCGCCGGAATGCTGGGCCCGGCGCTGGACCGTGCATGCACCGACACACTTCTCTGGAGGCAGACCATGA
- a CDS encoding SDR family NAD(P)-dependent oxidoreductase, protein MTQALNDRFSGKVVLVTGAGGGIGRAVAVRFAAEGAKVAVNDLRAQTVQAVVDEIVAAGGEALAVPADVSDKAQVEAMFAHVEAGLGYVDVLYNNAGLIDTTRHFLEADEAWWDRIIAVNLKSVFLCSHRAAGIMARRRRGVIISTSSGGGTRAHRGNVAYDATKGGIEAMTRAMALDLAPYGVRVNGVVPGFINTYGLEGDQLREREKTVPLGRYGEAEDMTGAALFLASDDAAYITGQFVAVDGGVLVQQRSANVDTFPVEGFPVVEPDLA, encoded by the coding sequence ATGACGCAGGCACTCAACGACAGATTTTCAGGCAAAGTAGTCCTGGTGACCGGAGCGGGCGGCGGCATCGGACGGGCGGTGGCCGTGAGGTTCGCTGCCGAGGGCGCGAAGGTGGCGGTCAACGACCTGCGGGCACAGACGGTGCAGGCCGTGGTGGACGAGATCGTGGCGGCGGGCGGCGAGGCGTTGGCCGTACCTGCCGACGTGTCGGACAAGGCCCAGGTCGAGGCGATGTTCGCACACGTCGAGGCCGGCCTGGGCTACGTGGACGTGCTGTACAACAACGCCGGACTGATCGACACCACCCGGCATTTCCTGGAAGCGGACGAGGCGTGGTGGGACCGGATCATCGCCGTCAACCTGAAGTCGGTCTTTCTCTGCTCGCACCGGGCGGCGGGCATCATGGCGCGGCGGCGCCGGGGCGTGATCATCAGCACCTCGTCGGGTGGCGGTACCCGCGCCCACCGGGGCAACGTGGCCTACGACGCGACCAAGGGCGGCATCGAGGCCATGACCCGCGCGATGGCGCTCGACCTGGCGCCGTACGGCGTGCGGGTCAACGGAGTGGTGCCGGGGTTCATCAACACGTACGGCCTGGAGGGAGACCAGCTGCGCGAGCGCGAGAAGACGGTGCCGCTGGGGCGATACGGCGAGGCCGAGGACATGACCGGGGCGGCCCTGTTTCTGGCGTCCGACGACGCGGCGTACATCACCGGACAGTTCGTGGCGGTGGACGGCGGCGTGCTGGTGCAGCAGCGGTCGGCCAACGTCGACACCTTCCCGGTCGAGGGCTTCCCGGTCGTCGAGCCCGATCTCGCGTGA